Proteins co-encoded in one Nakamurella alba genomic window:
- a CDS encoding transposase: protein MTAFADFTVSHWKKIWSTDPLERVNEEIKRRTDVVGVFPNPAALLRLAGSVLIETHDEWQVSERRYFSEASMAQLTGTTKEVAPPATLTA from the coding sequence GTGACCGCGTTCGCGGACTTCACGGTCTCGCACTGGAAGAAGATCTGGTCGACCGACCCGCTGGAACGGGTCAACGAGGAGATCAAACGCCGCACCGACGTCGTGGGTGTGTTCCCCAACCCGGCCGCGCTGCTCCGCCTGGCCGGCTCGGTGCTGATCGAGACCCACGACGAGTGGCAGGTCTCCGAACGCCGCTACTTCTCCGAAGCGTCCATGGCCCAACTCACCGGCACCACCAAGGAGGTGGCGCCACCGGCCACCCTCACTGCATGA
- a CDS encoding TetR/AcrR family transcriptional regulator — protein sequence MVDPDSPQGRGDAAAVLPAVRPGAGGGLDRRRILGAAIEIIDTDGLRALTMRRVGSRLGVEAMAIYHYIPGREAMLDGIVEVVIDELYGDPDVYLAHPDWQEYLQRLAHGVRRIALAHPEVFPLIATRPPAAPWVRPPLRSLRWMESFLHTLIDCGFSDRAAVAAYQAFSSFLLGHLLLEVSAQGADIGPIPEADPGPVKPADLDEYPLLQRLSPQLAEDHSAEEFEESLETLLNRLETFGKD from the coding sequence GTGGTAGACCCTGACAGCCCCCAAGGCCGCGGTGACGCCGCCGCTGTCCTTCCTGCCGTTCGGCCTGGCGCCGGCGGGGGTCTGGACCGTCGGCGGATCCTGGGCGCAGCGATCGAGATCATCGACACCGACGGTCTCCGTGCACTGACCATGCGCAGGGTCGGGAGCCGCCTCGGCGTTGAAGCTATGGCCATCTACCACTACATTCCAGGCCGAGAAGCAATGCTCGACGGCATCGTGGAGGTCGTCATCGACGAACTCTACGGCGATCCGGACGTGTACCTCGCCCACCCCGATTGGCAGGAATACCTCCAACGCCTAGCCCACGGCGTCCGCCGTATCGCCCTGGCCCACCCCGAGGTTTTTCCTCTGATCGCCACGCGTCCACCCGCCGCCCCGTGGGTGCGCCCCCCTCTGCGCAGCCTGCGATGGATGGAATCCTTCCTACACACCCTGATCGACTGCGGCTTCTCTGATCGCGCGGCCGTCGCTGCCTATCAAGCCTTCAGCAGCTTCCTACTCGGCCACCTGCTGCTCGAGGTCTCCGCGCAGGGCGCCGACATCGGACCCATCCCCGAAGCCGACCCAGGACCCGTCAAACCGGCAGACCTCGACGAGTATCCGCTTCTGCAGCGTCTTTCGCCTCAACTCGCCGAAGATCACTCCGCGGAGGAGTTTGAGGAGTCACTCGAAACCCTGCTGAACCGACTCGAGACATTCGGCAAGGACTGA